In Peromyscus eremicus chromosome 2, PerEre_H2_v1, whole genome shotgun sequence, a single genomic region encodes these proteins:
- the Kti12 gene encoding protein KTI12 homolog, which yields MPLVVFCGLPSTGKSQRTEELRRALVSEGHTVHVVDDASVLGNENAAVYGDSAREKTLRAALRAAVERRLSRQDVVILDSMNYIKGFRYELYCLARAARTQLCLVYCIRPFRPSRGPQVADATGDRGPAVSVSWRSRAEEGEQPPETGAAGEQRAASPVANGEVLPAVPRELDPEEVPPSSLPAVVTLESEQSAEPASSALPPELLESLAQRFESPDSRNRWDRPLFTVVGLEEPLPLAEIRAALFENRAPPPHQSTQSQPLASGNFLYQLDQATSQVLTALMEAQKSAVPGDVLTLPGTTQHLQFTRPLTLAELSRHRRQFISYTKMHPNNENLPQLANMFLQYLSQSLD from the coding sequence ATGCCGCTCGTGGTGTTTTGCGGGCTGCCGTCGACCGGCAAGAGCCAGCGTACGGAAGAGCTACGCCGGGCGCTGGTCAGCGAGGGCCACACGGTGCACGTGGTGGACGATGCTTCGGTGCTGGGCAATGAGAACGCGGCGGTGTACGGCGACTCTGCCCGGGAGAAGACGCTGCGCGCCGCGCTGCGGGCCGCGGTGGAGCGGCGCCTGAGCCGGCAGGACGTGGTCATCCTGGACTCCATGAACTACATCAAGGGCTTCCGCTACGAGCTGTACTGCCTCGCGCGGGCTGCGCGCACGCAGCTCTGCTTAGTTTACTGCATACGCCCGTTCCGGCCGAGCCGCGGCCCTCAGGTGGCTGACGCCACGGGTGACCGCGGCCCGGCTGTCAGTGTGAGCTGGAGGTCGCGCGCCGAGGAGGGTGAGCAACCTCCGGAGACCGGCGCTGCCGGGGAGCAGCGCGCCGCCAGCCCGGTTGCAAATGGGGAAGTCCTGCCCGCCGTCCCCAGGGAACTGGATCCAGAGGAAGTCCCGCCCTCAAGTCTTCCAGCCGTAGTCACTCTGGAGTCGGAACAATCTGCAGAGCCTGCGTCCAGTGCCTTACCTCCCGAACTTTTGGAGTCCTTAGCGCAGCGCTTTGAGTCTCCCGACTCTCGGAACCGCTGGGATCGACCCTTGTTCACCGTGGTGGGTTTAGAAGAGCCATTGCCGCTGGCTGAGATCCGGGCTGCTCTGTTTGAGAACCGGGCCCCCCCACCCCATCAGTCTACGCAGTCCCAGCCCCTAGCCTCTGGCAACTTTCTGTACCAGTTGGACCAGGCTACGAGCCAGGTGTTGACTGCTCTGATGGAAGCACAGAAGAGCGCTGTACCCGGAGACGTGTTAACACTTCCTGGCACCACACAGCATCTCCAGTTTACCCGGCCCTTGACCTTGGCGGAACTGAGTCGCCACCGTCGCCAGTTTATTTCCTACACAAAAATGCATCCCAACAACGAGAACTTGCCTCAACTGGCCAACATGTTTCTTCAGTATCTGAGCCAAAGTTTGGACTAA